From Paenibacillus sp. GP183, one genomic window encodes:
- a CDS encoding helix-turn-helix transcriptional regulator: MNQMNKALSERLKSSRENKNFKQNKIAELLDIHNSTLAKYESGDREPDTHTLIRLADLYEVSLEWLIAGKSSRSTSTYTVDPARDFLALEGLKYELTQEEAEHLKESLETFRQLAAKKNRQKKQ, from the coding sequence ATGAATCAAATGAACAAAGCTCTCTCCGAAAGGCTTAAGTCCAGCCGGGAGAATAAAAATTTCAAACAAAACAAAATTGCCGAATTGCTGGATATCCATAACAGCACCCTGGCCAAATATGAATCAGGAGATCGTGAACCTGACACCCATACGCTGATTCGGTTAGCAGATTTATACGAAGTATCTTTAGAGTGGTTGATCGCAGGGAAAAGCAGCCGATCAACGAGTACATATACAGTGGATCCGGCCAGAGATTTTCTGGCGCTTGAAGGTCTGAAGTACGAGCTTACCCAAGAAGAAGCCGAGCATTTGAAAGAAAGCCTGGAGACGTTCAGGCAATTGGCTGCCAAGAAAAATCGTCAAAAGAAACAATAA
- a CDS encoding ATP-binding protein, which translates to MILTKPQEHVDTEKNINTVYHRDGHTVEVLTTIATIVINSEITGYYIIAKDITKQKELLIAKEAAEKTNIAKSEFLAMMSHEIRTPMNGVIGMTDLLIESPDLNSEQREYIEIIRKSGSSLLAIINGILDFSKIESGSTVLQEGPLDIRQCIAETFDILSFKAYEKQLDLIYSVSPDIPVQLRGDSDRLKQVLLNLIGNSIKFTQTGGVTIKVNKLSQKGRHIKLEFIVKDTGIGVPKEHIHQLFEPFYQLDHYMTRQYEGTGLGLAICRRIVTLMDGEIWVEHADDEGLKVVFTAIFKKEDQDQMQGSEQRAWGEADQTAPMKLKILVAEDNEINQFVISKILEKQGHTVRIAVNGNEVIQMAAYEDFDIIFMDVHMPDMNGLEATERIKSNLAPERCPIIIAVTANALNGDRERCLEAGMDEYLSKPIKNEAVSEMIRKFFPTLGQ; encoded by the coding sequence ATGATTCTTACCAAACCCCAAGAGCATGTCGACACAGAAAAAAACATTAATACTGTTTACCACAGGGACGGCCATACTGTTGAAGTTTTAACGACAATTGCTACGATTGTTATCAATAGTGAAATTACCGGTTATTATATCATCGCCAAAGATATTACAAAACAAAAAGAACTGCTGATCGCCAAAGAAGCAGCCGAAAAAACCAACATAGCCAAAAGTGAGTTTTTGGCTATGATGAGTCATGAAATCCGCACGCCCATGAATGGGGTCATTGGCATGACTGATCTCCTGATAGAATCTCCCGATCTGAACTCTGAGCAAAGAGAGTATATAGAAATCATTCGGAAAAGCGGATCTTCCCTGCTTGCCATCATAAATGGTATTTTGGACTTTTCCAAAATTGAATCAGGCAGTACGGTGCTGCAGGAGGGTCCTTTGGATATCCGGCAATGCATTGCGGAAACGTTTGATATTTTATCGTTTAAAGCCTATGAAAAGCAGTTGGATTTGATTTATTCCGTTAGCCCTGACATACCTGTTCAACTTAGGGGAGATTCCGATAGGTTAAAGCAGGTGTTACTGAATCTGATCGGAAATTCTATCAAATTCACGCAAACGGGCGGAGTCACCATTAAGGTGAACAAGCTTTCGCAAAAGGGACGCCATATCAAGCTGGAATTTATCGTAAAGGATACGGGAATTGGCGTACCCAAGGAACATATCCATCAGTTATTCGAGCCCTTCTATCAGTTGGATCATTATATGACTCGTCAATATGAAGGAACAGGTTTAGGCTTAGCCATTTGCAGAAGAATTGTTACCCTTATGGATGGAGAGATTTGGGTGGAGCATGCGGATGATGAAGGCCTGAAGGTTGTTTTTACTGCGATTTTTAAGAAAGAAGATCAAGATCAAATGCAAGGCTCGGAACAAAGAGCATGGGGGGAGGCTGATCAAACAGCTCCCATGAAGCTGAAAATCCTGGTAGCCGAGGATAATGAAATCAATCAGTTTGTGATCTCAAAGATTTTGGAGAAACAGGGGCATACGGTGCGTATTGCTGTAAATGGAAATGAAGTTATCCAAATGGCGGCTTACGAAGATTTTGATATTATTTTCATGGATGTCCATATGCCTGATATGAACGGACTGGAAGCGACGGAAAGAATCAAATCCAATTTGGCCCCCGAGAGATGCCCGATCATTATAGCCGTCACCGCCAATGCGTTGAATGGAGATCGGGAAAGGTGCCTGGAAGCCGGCATGGATGAGTACTTAAGCAAGCCGATTAAGAACGAAGCGGTATCTGAAATGATTAGAAAGTTTTTTCCAACACTTGGTCAATAA